The Platichthys flesus chromosome 10, fPlaFle2.1, whole genome shotgun sequence genome includes a window with the following:
- the LOC133961857 gene encoding sodium-dependent multivitamin transporter-like, translated as MDLSDHKHFTVVDYVVFAVLLAASMGIGLYYALSGGRQRTTQEFLMADRNMHCLPVSLSLIASFQSAVAIIGVPAEIYTHGTQYWFIGCAYFLGLLIPAQVYIPVFYRLRLFSTYQYLEMRFSKAVRICGTLTFICQMVIYMGVCVYTPAFALNAVTGFELWGTVLATGLVCTLYTTMGGLKAVIWTDVFQTLVMFAGQLAVIVVGVQKTGGVSEVWRKVWEGNRISGLDLNPDPTERHTFWTLGVGGIFLMLSLYGVNQTQVQRYLSSRTEKEAVRSCYMVFPSLQLALALSCVMGLVMFACYCGEDHSDKLGSHSTDAMVLYFVMDMLQGLPGLPGLFVACLFSAALSTISSAFNSLATVTMEDLIKPHFPAMTESRAILLSKALAMSYGLLCLAMAYLTHLMGDSVLQVALKIFGMVGGPILGVFSLGMFFPWANSTGALAGLGAGLSVALWVGIGSIFTRSPGTRPPPPNCRVDLLSDNLTAVIQTAISSNLSRPTGLKRFYSLSYMWYSAFNCFTVIVIGLIISFLTGPMKEEDVTPGTVFPLMGKLLWFLPEHLKKKLCCVTPLGQTLSSQQTLPPQSKENNGSASRQEDGASQEEMESFLPDAQMPYVEHETAV; from the exons ATGGACCTCTCCGACCACAAGCACTTCACAGTGGTAGACTATGTGGTATTTGCCGTCTTGCTCGCCGCCTCCATGGGCATCGGCCTGTACTACGCTCTGTCCGGCGGCCGTCAGCGCACCACACAGGAGTTCCTGATGGCAGACAGGAACATGCACTGTCTTCCTGTTTCCCTGTCCCTCATCGCCTCGTTCCAGTCCGCCGTGGCGATCATCGGCGTGCCGGCGGAGATCTACACCCACGGGACTCAGTACTGGTTCATCGGCTGTGCCTACTTTCTGGGTCTTCTCATTCCAGCCCAAGTTTACATTCCAGTGTTCTACAGACTTCGGCTCTTCAGCACTTACCAG TATCTCGAAATGCGCTTCAGTAAAGCAGTGCGTATCTGTGGAACTTTGACCTTCATCTGTCAGATG gttATCTATATGGGAGTCTGTGTTTACACTCCTGCCTTTGCACTAAATGCAG ttACTGGGTTTGAATTGTGGGGAACAGTGCTGGCCACTGGGCTCGTGTGCACGTTATACACAACCATG GGTGGTTTGAAGGCTGTCATCTGGACAGACGTCTTTCAGACACTTGTGATGTTCGCTGGGCAGCTGGCTGTCATCGTGGTTGGGGTGCAGAAGACTGGAGGAGTGTCGGAAGTGTGGAGGAAAGTCTGGGAGGGAAACCGCATCTCTGGTCTCGA CCTGAACCCAGATccaacagagagacacacattcTGGACTCTGGGGGTGGGCGGGATCTTCCTCATGCTGTCCCTGTACGGAGTGAACCAGACTCAGGTGCAAAGATATCTCAGCTCGCGCACAGAGAAGGAGGCTGTCAG GTCCTGCTACATGGTGTTTCCCTCCCTCCAGCTGGCTCTGGCTCTCAGCTGTGTGATGGGCCTGGTCATGTTTGCATGCTACTGTGGTGAAGATCACTCCGACAAACTGGGCTCCCACTCCACGGATGCA ATGGTGTTATACTTTGTGATGGACATGCTCCAGGGTCTGCCTGGACTTCCCGGACTGTTTGTTGCTTGTCTATTCAGTGCAGCTCTCAG CACCATCTCCTCTGCCTTCAACTCTTTGGCCACTGTGACGATGGAAGACCTCATCAAACCACATTTTCCAGCCATGACGGAATCCAGAGCGATCCTGCTGTCCAAAGCCTTAG CTATGTCTTATGGGCTGCTGTGTCTGGCAATGGCCTATCTCACCCACCTGATGGGTGATTCAGTTCTACAG GTGGCTTTAAAAATCTTCGGGATGGTCGGGGGTCCTATTCTGGGTGTGTTCTCTCTCGGGATGTTTTTCCCCTGGGCCAACTCCACT GGAGCGTTGGCCGGTCTGGGCGCCGGCCTCTCCGTGGCTTTGTGGGTCGGCATCGGGAGCATCTTCACTCGTAGCCCCGGCACGAGGCCGCCGCCGCCTAACTGCAGAGTTGACCTGCTGTCAGACAACCTGACTGCTGTCATTCAGACTGCAATCAGCAGCAATCTGAG ccgACCCACTGGATTGAAGAGGTTTTATTCACTGTCATACATGTGGTACAGTGCGTTTAACTGCTTCACAGTCATTGTGATAGGCCTGATCATCAGCTTTCTCACAG gtcctatgaaagaggaggatgtgacACCAGGCACAGTCTTTCCCTTGATGGGGAAACTGCTGTGGTTTCTTCCTGAACACCTGAAAAAGAAGCTGTGCTGTGTGACTCCACTCGGACAGACG CTCTCATCACAACAAACGCTGCCTCCGCAGTCCAAAGAAAATAACGGATCGGCCTCACGACAAGAGGACGGAGCATCtcaggaagagatggagagctTTCTTCCGGATGCTCAGATGCCTTATGTGGAGCATGAAACAGCCGTGTGA